TTTAAAAAGGAATAGGCATTCGGACTCGATTCTGTTACAAAACAAGACTTCTCAGAAACGAATCTCTTTCGCTCGTAAACCTCAAGTCAGAACGTTCGTTTCAGAAACTCAACCAAAGAACAAATTAGATTTAGTATACATTGTTAACACGTTACGAGAAATTTTCTCACGTTAGTCAAGCTTATTTGCGCTGGGGTGTAGCGACTAAGTCCTCTCAAGCTCTTTACTTATTTAAGTTATctaataatcattatttaaacgtCTAGTCATGGACAAGGTCAGAGAAGCTCGAACACAGCTGCAGGCATACAGAAATGCCTCTTCCGATGAGCAGCTGCGTGCGGATTGCTTTCGAGTTGATTTAGACCTCGAGCAATTCGAAGTCTTCCTTCAGCAAGCCCTCGAACATCGCGAAACACGAGCACTCACCTCCAGATACGCGAGTTCGTCAAACTTTCCGGTCATCCAAGATGCTAAAGTTCCTCAATTGTTCGTTAACAACAAACCTGTATTGCGACTTTTCCTGCGTGACATCCTGTATCGCGTTACTAGGAAAAAGCTCTACGAATGCTTGTCAGCACAAGGGTGCACCGATTTTTCCATAGATAGTCTTAAGAATACAAGAAAGGGCTCCGTCGCGGTCATTTCTTGCAAGTTGCTGTCATCCTCATGCGCTATTCAGATCAAatcttgtaaaaaagaactgacTTTCACAGATCCTAGAGGTAGAGTCTCATACATCAAAACGAGACCCGATCAATTCACTCAGCAAGAACCTTTACCGAGCACTCAGCCCGCATTCAACAAATTAACGCTTCTTGCCACTCCTCTTGTAGACATTTTACAGTGTGGAGATGTGATCGAACGCTTAGCTCACTATCTTACTTACAATAATTTCCTAAATCTTTACACAGCTTGCCATGATGACCCCCAATTCCATGGCACAGCACTTCCATTCGACTCTTGTTACGATCGGTACTCTCACCCCAATGGTCTTAATAGAATGCTTGAGGATGTCAATAACTTCAAATTCACTAGTATTTCATTCAATACTTCAGTCAATATAATAGAAATTccgtttattaacaaattgttATGGCGCTGCGTCAGCCACAGGCACATTCCCGACAAGTATCTTCGTCTGCGCGAAATGGACCTATCAGCTGTCACTGTCTCTAAGAAAACTTTCGATTTACTCTCGGACagttttgcaataaacaaaCTCACGTTGGGCAGCACTCCAGGTGGGTGCGGCGAATTTCTAACAGTGGCCAACTTGGAATCGCTGAGCTttgtaaataacaaaaatttatcgctTAAGTTTTTAACCAGAGAAAAATGCAGTTCTCTGCGTTCTCTATCGTTTAACAACTGCCAAGAAGTGCCTATCAAACATCTGTTCGACTTCGTAAAAAACAATACACACCTTGCAGAATTAAATTTCTCAGATTCTCAAGGTAGAAAGAGACATACAGTCGATCTTATTATGTCAATTTTCTCTCCGTCCAATGTCACTGAAGCATTTAACTTCAATTATTCAGCTTGTAAAGTATTCCGTACTGAGATCATTCCTCGAGTAGTATTCTTGCGTACGAATGCTCTCAGGACACTTAATCTCGAAAACAACGACTATTTCAAAGATTTTGTTACAGACATCATAGACAATGCGCCAAACCTAGTCGAGTTGAACTTATTAGGATTGGACTTCAATTATCCGTTACTTCTTTCAAATTTACCTCAATTACGATCGATCCGGATGAATTACAACCACCATATTGTAAATGCACTCATTAATGATGGTCCTAAACAAACCTTTGAAGTATTCATAAACAATACGTggggaaagaaaagaaatcgAGTAATCAACCTAGCTAACTTAGCTGGAGCGATTCACGCCTGCGAACAAATAGATTTTAAGTTTGTTAACTGTCGAATCAATGTTCCGACGCACGTTCGCCAAGATCTCGCTACACACGGCGTTAGTCTACGAGCGTTAGACAATACTGTCTCTTTACTAAAGACTTTGTAAATACTTTAAGTTCATATTAATAAGTTCATACCACGAGTTGTTACCATTAGAATTTACACAATCGTTATATTGTAATCTCAGATTCTAATATCTTTAGTTTTAATCATAACTTCTGTAAACGCTCTCCAGCTACCGACACTTCGCAATcacaaaaaatgttgtaatctCTCTCCGTCATAATTTCAtcgatcaaaataataaaaatacttttcagttttttttttccttttcgggGGGGAGTACTGTAGGTGCCCCACGTTAGGTGGCAGCACCTCCcgactgcagagagagagagagagcagccatgctgcgagcgagcgccgacGCCGGTAGTGTTCCGCAGACCACGGCACGAGTCGGtcgagctggagagagagagagagaataaagtgATTGTTCAAGAGAAGAGTGTCCAGTCTCTAGCCCAGCCTAGACGTCCTCTTCCCACAGTTACAATAagtataaatacaaatataagTCGTGAAAAAGTGTTCAGTAATGAGCAGTGTTTTATGTATATAAACATATAGAAAACTTTATCAACATGGAATATTTTGCAAGTTTGCTATGTTTTGATGATTTGCTTCGCTATTATTGCAAACCAGTTTCAATGATATACTATAATAAGAGAGATGATCAATCTATTAAACCTAATGACTTGGACGATTTTGACTCAAAGCATAAATACCATGTTTTATGGGATGATGGCACCAAATATGAATGTCAAATTGTATGCTTAGGAGGTATGTAATATATAATTACTAAATGACtcataataaattaatgacaATGTTAAGAAGGTTCTATCCGTAGGGCAAATTATTaagaaagttttgaaaattatatatatttgtttttcgaGTCACAAAGAATgttatagtattttttaatacatctGTTGCGTACCATATTTCAGAGAAAAAAGTCGTagcagatatttttaatacgtatcACCATGTAAATTAGATGTTTTAAGTACGCACTCAAGATgcgtacaaaaaatatgtattcaTTTTCAGCAGGATAAACATCCATAATAAATAAGCtcaattaatattgttatttacaACTGATAAAGTTTtcatgatatattttttacaaacaaatctAAAAGAATGATAATCACAAAAAAACTTACTAGCAATGAAGAATCAATAAAGGGACAAACGACGGATACTGTAACCCTGTAAGTATAAAATAGTCTCTCAGAAAGTTTTTTGTATTACAATTAATGATTATTTCATCTCATTGTATTTATAGGTTAACCtacaaatttgtaaaaaattttcacaaaAGCAAAATTCAGAACGCATTCTACAAACATACAAGAGTCAAGTGTTAATGAGTAGTCGCTCAGAATTAGTTATTGAAGATGAATCAGATCAGAGTATGTTTAACGATGTACTTAAGTACACAAACACAGAATGTTTTGTTCAATTGACAGATTTTATCAAAGTAGCTGCTACGAATTAAAGAAATGGTAcgttaaagtaaataattataaatcagCTTTTGCATGGAACTTTATATTGCTAATCAATACAAATAAACTTGTTTAATTCACACAGATAATTCTTATTTGGTATGTTACAGAAACAAATCCTATAGTTACAATAGAAAATGAAGAAGCAAATAATAGTTGCAGTAATGTAATGTCATTGTCCAAACCTATTTTGTTGAGTAGCAATCTAAGTCTTTCAAGCCTTGCACATGATAATCGGACTGCACATCCAGCGCAAAAAGCAAGAAAAACATTTGCAAAGCCACAAGAAATTTGTACTCCTTTAAAGAGTATACAGAACCAAACTTTAACACTTCGTTCATTAAGTAAAAACTCGTCTACTGCTCTTAATAGTCCTAACGGATCTGATGCCTTTACAACATCATCCGTAGAAAGACAagaatttcgaaaaagattGGCACGTTTGAGAGAAGTTTCTCCATCAGAGACTGATTCGCCACAATCTTCACAATGTGCAACACCAAAATCAGCAGTCCGAAAGAGATTTGCTCGTTTGCAGGctacacaaaaaaattatcattgcaGGATGTAACAAATCAAGCTAGTTATTTAGAATCATCACATAACTTCCCAGCTGATAATACAAAGAAAAATGGCAAAAGTAGTCATTCAGAATCATCGCAAAATGTCGTAGCTAATATTACACAGGAAAATGATGGAAGAAATCATTTGATATCACCACCTAATTCGCCAGCCAATGAAATACAGAACAATGACATAAATTTGAGTCCGCTTATTCCAAATACACCATCTAATTCCCCAGCCAATGAAAAACAGAACAATGACATAAATTTGAGTCCGCCTATTCCAAATACACCATCTAATTTCCCAGCCAATGAAACACGGAACAATGGCAGAAATTTGAGTCCGCCTAATCCAAATAATATACCAAGTGACCGAGACGAGTCGAATGAATCTGATGGAGAGTCATCATCTGCAAGCAGTGGTagctaaatattttttatctacttaatatttaatacttgatatgtaatttttgcaaaacaTTTATGATCTACATTTTTCAGAAGCTGATGAGGAAGTTgagtgtaaatatttgtacacATACAAGAGAAAATTGATATGAAGCCAAATATTGCAGTGCACCATGCGAGATACGAAAGCGTTGATGATGATAACgtatgtataatattatatatattaaaataagtatTAATAGCTCACAGCACTTCTAATTAAGatgtaaattattatctggACTTTTCAGATTTACCTTGGTGAAAATATTACTTTTGGAACTGACTCATGGCGCTTATCGAAGAACCTTAAATACACGCTTTTCTTAAGAGATCTAGCAGGTTATCTTTGGAGAAAGAGCATATTACCATACCGATGccttgatttaaaaaaagcaaaaaaaaacatgccTAGAGGAGCTGAGCTAAAGCTTTGTTCACCTCGAAAATTGGACTTATACTTAAGTACGTATAttactctcacacacacacgcacatatgcactcacgcacacgcacatacgcgcacgcacacacgcacacgcacacatgcacacgAACACGCACaccacgcacacgcacacatgcacacgcacacgcgcacgcaaacacgcacacgcacacgaaCACGCACCCACACACatcacatacacgcacacgcacacgtgcATATGCATTGTCAATTtatgattaattattatttacatttacagGCGTATTTAAAGATTTTCTTAAAGTACATAAAAGGTACAAAAATATGTCTGATGATGACCACGATTTGATGATCAAGAACTCAACCGAAGTTATTACTTCTGTAATAAGAGATGAACGGTGaaagatttatttaaataagcttaaaaaaagaagaaggacTGCTTAAATTTCCTTTTCATATaaaactatgataaaaaaaatgttttttctaccttcttaaaaatgtaatttattttaactaaTAAAATGCTTTTCAGAATAACAAATTGTATTACCTTTGTATTCTGTGTGCGTAAAACTTAATTTTACCCACTGTttgcaaatataaaataaaaataacaatcgaTAATGATAAGAGTGTATTACAacattcaaatttcaaatgattatcagctgattatcagctgattatcacctgacgtttgggcatgattatcaggtgaAAATCAggtgattatcaggtgattatcaggtgattatCAGGTGAAAATCGGGTGATTATCAGGTGAAAATCAGGTGATTATCAGGTGAAAATCAggtgattatcaggtgataatcaggtgacttttttcagtagggtccACACAAGCCGTACGAGCTTTGCCATATGTttcaattattcaaattatttagtttacgcctaaatattaataattttgtatcttacattcgaaaaattgattgatttattgatattttcatgaaatataattctcacctataaaaaatgcacaagaGTTACTTTtaggaaatttaaaatggccagttttttacattttacttAGCCAGTTTTTGCCTTTACGGCCATTTTAAATAGGTgcttttctaccagggtatgaaaataataattaagctGTATGtaaaagtatattatatatatatatatatatatgtgtgtgtgtgtgtgtgtgtatgaaaTTGATTTTGTTATTTGCAGTTGCCGGTGTAATATTTTGTGGCTCGAGTATATGTGCTTCCGAGCGTCTTGCGTGCATTGCGTGGAGCGCGGCGCGTAATTTATTACAATCTAACCTTGATAAAGTGTTTTgagtatttaaaattatgtgatattttctttgttttagATAGCCTGATATCAGTTCGAATTTCTAaagtagaaataaaaatgtgaATAAGAGTAGTTTTCGTCAGAACTTGAACGTATAGTGTCCACCGCTGCGCTATGTGCTTATCGTGGCTCGAGTGTGCGCGCGTCGAGCTTCTCTCGTGCATTGTGCTGAGTGCCGcgagtacatttttttttctatattcttACTTAGCTAAAGTGCAGAAGATTGATTTGTATGTATCGGTCTTTCCGAGGCAGGTTTTTGTggtgagaaaggagagaataaaactttaaaacattttctcttttcttctcaatGTTTCGACGGACAATGCCGTCCTCATCAGGAGACTGAAGTGAAAATTGTATTCATTAGAACTTGTTAGTGTATAATAAAGTATATCCAATGTGAAATCAAACTTACAATTATGGAGAAAATCGGTATAAAATTTTGTCGAGAAGGCGCTTCCCCGCTGCGTGACGGGGGGAACGTAGGTGAACAGTGtttctctctcagctgttCTCTAGATCTTTATCTTTCTTGTCTTTGCCTTTTATAATGatgttttttatttggctATTTATTTTCGGCACAGTTTTTATGTTAAAGGCCTTGAATGTATAACTGGTCTGCTCGTAGAAATCTTGAATGTAGGGTAGGCTTACAATATTGCGTTTTTATTACTGCTAATCTGTTGCCTTGACAATGTGTTTGATGTTATCGTTGACATTCTTTTTCGTCGAAAAAACGTATTCTCCATAAGTAATTCACAAGCTAACAAGATTTTACTAAGAGTTATCTATAGAGTGATTTTACATCGAGGCTGATTAAGCGGTGGTTCAGTGGGACtgcaatgtttttaattttttcaatgtaatcATAGCTGTTTTCTACGTATAAGACAGGTTTTTTAATGctattttgtaatattgtgAGGAggcttttcaaaaaaaaaaatacgtaggTGAGCCTATTGTTGAGATAATGTCGTAAAGCGATATCTTTTTTGTGAATTTTAGGTAGTCCATAACATTTTGGCAAGGTAGCGTCTGTTTGTGTGAAtttaaattgtattttttccgaaaaagccatttGTGTTCCAATTGTTCATGAATTTCTTGACTTTACTCTGGATTTTTGATAAtggatttttcgctatttcagtgtatatatttttgtctAACAATTGTAGTTCCATTTTTTCGATGTAATCGGATCTTAACATCGCAACGGTCACATTGCCTTTATCGGCTAAAGTGAACATGATGttcttgttatttttaataaaatctttagtaccttgtaattttttcttaaaaatggtgtcttttatttttgtgtgTTTAGTTTTGTGCCTGTGttgtgtgattttttttttttatgagtATATTTTGTATGTCATTGGCGGTTTTATCTGGTAAGTTATTATAAGTATCCACCTGCCTTCGTTAACAAATATATACGAAAAAGAATGTCAAGGATAACATCAAACACTTGGTCGAGGCAACAGATTAGCAGTAATGAAAAACGCAATATTGTAAGCCTACTCTACATTCAAGGTTTCTACGAGCAGACCAGCCATACATTCAAGgcccttaaaatcaaaattgtgCCGATAATAAATAGCCAAATGAAAAACATCATTATAAAAGGCAAAGACAAGAAAGATAAAGATCTGCAAAACAACGTTGTCTATAAACTTGAATGCAATGATTGCTCTGCAACGTATGTAGGCCAAACCAAAAggaatgtgtgtatacgtataaatgaagacaaaaaattaaacaatactGTAATTTAGAACACATCAATAATGTGAatcaaacttttaattttgtaaattaccACATTAAAGACAAAGAGAACAATTTAAATAAGAGACTTGTTTCCGAAATGCTACTCATACACCTACAATAAAACGTTATCAATAAGAAGAAAGACACACGAAATCtaaatacagtatacacacatcTTATAAGTCAGCTAAAAACAAAACATACATCGGAAGAAAGCGGAAGAAATTGTCAACACGACCTCTCGACTCTCTTCTCGCTACTCCGCGCTATATAAACACGACAAAAATTTCGACTCGCGCGAATTACAATCGaacagctgagagagaaaCACTGTTCACCTACGTTCCCCCCGCCGCGCGGCGGGAAAGCGCCTTTTCGACAAAATTTTGTACCGATTTTCTCCATAATTGTAAGTTTAATTTCACACTATACATACATTATTATACAGCaacaagtttttaataaatacaaataaatacaataaatataatttttacttcAGTCTCTTGACGAGGACAGCATTGTCCGTGGAAACGTTGAGAAGAACagagaaaaagtttttttctcacctttctcaccacacaaacctgcctcgggaagaccgaGACAGACATATCAATATTCTTGATTACCACTGAGGGACAAAATCAGACACAGAAAAACCATTTTCTCTAAAATATTGTTAGCCAAAGTGTATTTGGCGTGTCACGGACGAGCAGTATTACTGCAACTGCAAATGGCTATCTAATTCTGAGCACTTATTGCCCATGGTATTTAAGTGGCGTGAAACGGCCGCATTCTTCCCtggttacatttttttttttgcttaagTCAAGTCTTATCGCGTGATTGTTCGCTGTGTCGTTTGGAGTGGCTTAaactttcaataattttaGTATTTAGGACCCTCGGGATTGCACATTTCCACACTATGATTGCAAGGTGAAATTCTAATAATGATTTAGCTTTTGAATAATGTCATGAAAGGTTTAACCTGTGCCTagcgtgtctgtgtgtattttATGTAGATTTTTTGTTACTTTGAGGGCGAtttcattcaattaatttgaaaaatgttttgcCTCTGGGTATTATTGAGTATAGTGTAAATGACAATAGTTACGTTAGGATACAATATTGTAAATTCTAGACACGGTAAATCTCACATTATTCGTGTGAGTCGTACGACCCGtgtttaaatgtaaaatttcgGTTCCATTTAATTCGTGTGTCAAGTATTTAATTTTAGTGTAGTAGATAAAAAAAGGTGGAtacatattaaataataataatatttgaagCGCCATTGCGCGCCCTATGGACGcgaaaatgaaagaaaaaattcttaCTTAAAAGATCGTACAGAAATCTCCCTCTGCTTCGTAAAAAGCGGTGATATTCGGCCATTTAGAATGGACCATGGAGGTTTTTCGGGTGGTCGTGTGTTGATGACATAAGTGTTGTCAATATAGCCATTCTCATTGACTATATTGTCGTTTGATTGCTTCGCTGTAATGCGCTCGATTAATTCCACATGCGGTACGGTTATTTTGATGGAACAGTGAGCTATATTGTAACGATATATGTATAAAGCATCGCTTCTGTATGTGGTGACAGAAGTTTTAAGTAATTGCAAATCTTTGTCTTTTACTGATGCAGACTTAAATAACTTCAGAGatgaaatatttgtttttttccttctttcttCACAGAAAAAAGAGTGAGCCTGGGAGGACACCGGCACTCGTGTACAGAATCAGGAAATTGAATTATGCCAATACAGTGCATACGCGTGCCATTAGGATACACAATCGTGCCGAATGaaagcagtctgagcgaagCCGATGGAGTACAGACCCGGTGCTGTTTTGGCACCAGTTCTTGTTCTACGCGCTGCCTCGTTCGCAACATGTACGCGCATAGTGTCACAAAGGCATTTTTCTATTCGGTTCGGCATGTAGCATCAGAGTTCGAGTTGTGGCTTATTATatgtttgttataattttgttcaaaGGTGTATCAGTGATACACCTTTAAATacaattataacaaatataagtgcatcatttccagtttagatgttttttttaagttgaatttctttaatccaatatgaattgtaacgattgttctcacgctgtcttcaatttaaatcacaatgtcttaacgtaagaaaataagaagttacaaatttgatttaaaaattatacagtttgaaaatttctcctttttttgttttcactttcttattttggtttagtttcaatttcaataaagagtgaatgtaaataaaatagtttttcttattataaacaaaattttcaacatgggcgattatcaatccaatgaaattgttgatatgataatgatcttaggtgaaacccaaaacaatgccagagccgcggtacgactctacgctgaatgctttcctctaagaaggcgtcctactcaagacacattactcagattacttcgaagagctcgtgatggacatcttcgtcgtcaacgcatacaacgaaaatgatcctaatgttatagccgccttagcagctgttcatctcaatccacaaattagtagtcgacaaattgaaagagaaatcggtataccacgaagaacagcattgagaattctcaataatctccactatcacgattaccacataagattagttcatgagctgaggccacgccattttctaatgcgtattaacttttgccagtgggctttaggagttttacaaaataatccagattttttcagatttgttatgttttctgacgaggctatatttcgcagtgatggtcaattaaataggcacaatagtcactactggtcacctataaatccccactggtacagggctattaaccatcaaaaccgatggagtttaatgaTGTGGTGTGGGAccattaatggttacctgattgggccatatcttttcggtcaaaatgttaaccagaatagctatttggcattgctcagagatcgactgccagagcttttagaggatgttgactttcggacgtttcggacgtaaaatttcctgttctttccgaatctgctatcaaaaataggcgttcctatttaaaaaaaaaatttgaccttcaaatgaccttgaaatttgagttcaaggtgataaataattgtacaaaaagatgtcccccttgatcctggacaactttcatctgaacaatttttctgttcatggcttaatttaggagttattagactgatttgattaaaatggcccaccctgtataataAGCTACAACTAGAACTCTGATGCTACACGCCGAACCGAATGGAAAAATGCTTGTGTGACACTATGCGCGCGCATGCTTCAGAGAGAGCGCGCTGCGAACGAGGCAGCGCGCAGCACAAGAACTGGTGCCAAAACAGCACCGGGTCTGTGCTACATCGGCTTCGCTCAGACCGCTCTCATTCGGCACGATTGTGTGCCCTAATGGCACGCGTATGCGCTGTATCGGCATAATTCAGCTTTCCTGATTCTGCACACGAGTGCTGGTGTCCCCCCAGGCTTACTTTTTTTACCGTGTTCAAATGGGaaaacattattttgtatatgtacatatatttttGAGAGGCATTTCTGCTCTCACCGTATTTGCTTAATATGTTGCAACCTACCAAACCCTCAAAATTTGTGGGGAGGCTATCGGGGACAATATGAATGTCGCAAATAATATCGTCATTTGTCTTTATGTTCAATTTTCCCAAAGTTGAAATTTTCGTGTTTAATTTCCCTACTGCTATGTCTGCTTTAGTTATTAGTATATTCTACTTGATTAAATTCGACGACTTCTGAGTATGGCTTGCTGATTTCTTATCACCGCTATTGTTTCGGCTTTCGGTGTCGCCTGATTTGCTGTGTAGTTTCGGATTTTCCGTTACTTGAAAACTctgtgaaattttttttggctCGTTATCGGGTCTCATATCGTCCATATCGTATGagtttattgtattattattataattactaTAGTTACGTAATCGATGTGAGGCCCAAAAGTGAGTGCAGTGTCAAAAAGGACTCCAAGGTCCTTCACGACATCAACTATGTCGAATGCGAccggggtggggggggggccAATGTCATAGCCAAAGTAAAACGGCCGCGAACTCCTGTGAAAAAATAAGACATTGCATTTGTTAATGTTTAAGCGCAGGCCATTCTCCTCAGACCAGGACACCAGGGCATCGAGATCGGACTGCAGCAATTCCAAATCCGTTTGAGACTCAATACATGATAACAATTTTACGTCATCCGCGTACATAAAAATGCGAGAATTTCTGATACGAAGGACTAAGTCGTTAATATAAAGACAAAACGACGGCGGTCCCAGGTGTAAACCCTGGGAAACACCTGAGGTAACACGAACAATCGGCGAGATACAGTCTCCAAAACGGACCGCCTGTGAGCGACCAGATAGGTATGACGCAAAGAGCTAATGGAGAATCCCACGCACGCCAAAGTTCCAAAGCTTCGACAACAGTCTCAAATGATTGATCCTATCAAAAGCCTTAGACATATCCGTGTATAAGGTGTCAACCTGCCGATGCTCAGCGAGAGCATCTGATAAAAAGTCATTAAAGATAAGGAGATTGGTGAGCGTGGATCTCCCCCTAACAAAGCCATGCTGCTGGTCAGCCAAACGAAGAGTAAGAGCACCAGCTAGTTCGTCCGTCACtaaccctactgaaaaaaatcagatgacaatcaactgataatcagctgataatcagctgataatcatgccaaaacgtcagctgattatcaggtgatttcggctcagtattttgaataaagcagatagttataaatatgcgtttatgtgagataaaatgttgatgataatcaggtgataatcaggtgataatcattcaaaagtTGTAAcctataatatatttattataagttgttcaaaataagtaaaatgtataaatttcaaataatgcgGGCCACTACtggtgttaccatcaggatTATAACACAAAAACtctggctgtgagctccaaaatttttattttttaacaattaaaaaaaatttgtttaaattaaattattgaaaaacaaaaatattggagctcacagccagaGTTTTTGTGTTATCATCCTGACCCACAGTAGTTGCAAATGAAAGAAAAtgcctctctttcttttttgttcgTGTTTG
This DNA window, taken from Nasonia vitripennis strain AsymCx chromosome 2 unlocalized genomic scaffold, Nvit_psr_1.1 chr2_random0005, whole genome shotgun sequence, encodes the following:
- the LOC116416438 gene encoding uncharacterized protein LOC116416438 gives rise to the protein MDKVREARTQLQAYRNASSDEQLRADCFRVDLDLEQFEVFLQQALEHRETRALTSRYASSSNFPVIQDAKVPQLFVNNKPVLRLFLRDILYRVTRKKLYECLSAQGCTDFSIDSLKNTRKGSVAVISCKLLSSSCAIQIKSCKKELTFTDPRGRVSYIKTRPDQFTQQEPLPSTQPAFNKLTLLATPLVDILQCGDVIERLAHYLTYNNFLNLYTACHDDPQFHGTALPFDSCYDRYSHPNGLNRMLEDVNNFKFTSISFNTSVNIIEIPFINKLLWRCVSHRHIPDKYLRLREMDLSAVTVSKKTFDLLSDSFAINKLTLGSTPGGCGEFLTVANLESLSFVNNKNLSLKFLTREKCSSLRSLSFNNCQEVPIKHLFDFVKNNTHLAELNFSDSQGRKRHTVDLIMSIFSPSNVTEAFNFNYSACKVFRTEIIPRVVFLRTNALRTLNLENNDYFKDFVTDIIDNAPNLVELNLLGLDFNYPLLLSNLPQLRSIRMNYNHHIVNALINDGPKQTFEVFINNTWGKKRNRVINLANLAGAIHACEQIDFKFVNCRINVPTHVRQDLATHGVSLRALDNTVSLLKTL
- the LOC116416439 gene encoding AAC-rich mRNA clone AAC11 protein-like, which encodes MCNTKISSPKEICSFAGYTKKLSLQDVTNQASYLESSHNFPADNTKKNGKSSHSESSQNVVANITQENDGRNHLISPPNSPANEIQNNDINLSPLIPNTPSNSPANEKQNNDINLSPPIPNTPSNFPANETRNNGRNLSPPNPNNIPSDRDESNESDGESSSASSEADEEVECKYLYTYKRKLI